GCGACCGCGACGAAAGCTTTATCACCGAACGGGGCAACGACACCGTGGACGGCGGCGGCGGGTTCGACCGCGTGCGCTATGACCGCAGCGGAGTGGATGCGGTTACGGTCGATCTTGTCGCAGGCACCGCCACCGGCACCTGGGACGGCTTTGGCTTTACCGATACGCTGACCAGCATCGAATATATCCGTGGCTCGCGCTACGGCAACGACGTGATCCTGGGAACCGGCGCGGACGAACGGTTCGAAGGCGAGGGCGGCAACGACAGCCTCGTCGGGCGCGGTGGCGATGACCGGCTTGAGGGGGATTCAGGCAACGATACGCTGATTGGCGGCGACGGGCGCGACCGGCTTGATGGCGGGGATGGCAATGACCTGCTCGACGCTTCGGGCGGGGATGCCGCGACACAGGGGTATGGTGACTACATCCGCCCCGGTCTGGGCAGCGACACCATCCTCGGCCATGCCGCACTTTATGCAAACGATGCCGGACTCGACATCAGCTATGGCCCGCTGTCGGGCATTGGCGGGCTTACCATTGTTGTTGGGGCCAACGGCACCGGCACCGCTGTCAGCGGGACGGCAGGCGCTGTGAACGACACCTTCACCTATGCCAATTATTTCGAAGGCTCCGGCGACGGCGACCTGATCACCGGCTCTGACGCGGATCATTACGAAGGCTATGCGCCGCTGGGCGGGGCCGACACGGTCCATGGCGGCGGTGGCTTTGACGAGCTGAACTACAGCTACGAGGCCGAATACTATGGCGGCAATGGCAGCGGCATCACGGCCAACATGGGGGCCGGCACGGTGATCGACACCCAAGGCTTTACCGACCGCTTTAGCGGGATCGACCAGATCCGCGGCTCGGCCTTTGCCGACAGCATGGCGGCGGGCGGCGTTGCCGGTGGCGTGCGGTTCTATGGCGAGGCTGGCAATGACACGATTGTCGGCGGCGCGGGCGATGATTACCTGAACGACGGCGCAGGCAACGACAGCCTGACCGGCGGGGCCGGCAACGATTTCTTCGTGAACGAGGGCGGCACCGATGTCTTTGACGGCGGGGCCGGGGTCGATACGCTGTTCACCGATGTTACGGGCACGGCCGCCGACGCTTATACGCTTGTCGCCAACCTGACCACGGGCGAACAATACGGTCTGGAGTTTGCCGACCAGAATGTCGACACGCTGGTGTCGATCGAAAATTACCAGCTGGTCGGCCTGGTCTCGGCGCTGGTGACCGGGAATGCCGACAACAACCGCCTGACCACGGATGCGGGCGACGACACCATCACTGGTGGTCTGGGCAATGACACCGTTGATGCCGGGTTTGGCACGGATACCGCAGTGCTGGCGGTGAACCGCACCGACGCCACCGCGACCGAACAGACTGACGGGTCGATCCGCATCGTCTCTTCGCAGGGTACGGATATCTTTGTGGCTGTGGAGTTCTTTGAATTCAACGACGGCACGGTGGCTGCGGCAGACCTGTTCGAGGAAGAGGAAGAAAGCAACGATGCCCCCGGCGAACTGGTCCCCGGCACCGATGGTGACGACACGCTGACCGGCACCGCCAACAACGACACGGTGGCGGGGGGCGCTGGCAATGACACGCTGAACGGCGCAGGTGGCAACGACAACATCTCGGCCTCGGATGGCGATGATGTGGTTGATGGCGGTGCGGGCAACGACAGTATCGGCGGTGGCACCGGCAATGACACCATCCTTGGCGGATCGGGCAATGACGTCATCGGCGCGGGTCAGGGTGATGACGATGCCGATGGCGGCACCGGCAATGACGTGGTCAACGGCGGCCCCGGTAACGACACGCTGATCGGCGGCGAAGGCGACGACACCATGGGGGCCAGCTTTGGCAATGACCGGGTCGAGGGCCGTGGCGGCGACGACAGCCTGGGTGGCGGTACGGGCCGCGACACCCTGCTGGGCGAAGGCGGCGATGACGCCATCGGCGCGGGTGAGGGCAACGACAGCGTGGATGGCGGCGCGGGCAACGACTTTCTTGCTGGCGGCGGGCGCAACGACGTGGTGCTGGGTGGCACCGGCAATGACACGATCAATGGCGGCGCGGGGAATGATACACTCGATGGTGGCACGGGATCGGATGTCTTTGTGTTCAACGATTTTGTCAGCGGCGAAGTCGACCGGATCCTGAATTTCGAGGATGGCAGCGACAGTTTCCGCATGACCGGGATTATGAACGCACCGGGCACCGGGCTTCAGGGCCGGGTTGATGCGTTGAACATCACCGATGTCACCATCGAAGGCGAAGCCGGGGTCAGCATGACCTACGCGGGTCACGAGATCCTGCTCACCGGCGTCAGCGCCGCCGCTCTCGGGGTCGAGGACTTCACCTTCCTCTGAAGAACTTTGCCCGGCCGTCAGGCATGTCCGGCCGGGCAAAACAATCGTGCGTCCTATTGTGGACCGGTATTTTGCGCCAATTCATAAAACGATCAATTGACTTGGATCGCGGCCTATTCCTTTCTGGAGGCGTTGAAGCGCGAATCTTTTGGAAGGTATATTGAAATGGCAGATATTCAGGAAACCACCGACGCTCTGGGCAGTCTGGGCACGCAATACATAATTTCACCGGGCGACAGGTTTCTGGGGGATATCTCGCCCAGCGAAGACCGCGATTTTCTGCGTGCCGATCTGGATCTCGGTTTTGGCTATTTCTTCCGGATGAGTGGCGCAGGCGGGGCAGGCAGCCTGAACAGTAATTTCCTGAACCTGTTCAACGACGCAGGCGCCTATTTGAAAAATTCCGGAAACAATAACAGCCAGACAGCAATTCTGGACGTGACGCCGTCAGAGACGCAAACGTATTTCATTGATGCGAACCCCGTAGGCAGCCCCACCGGAAGCTATCAGCTGGAACTGATCCAGGAGATTGCCAACGGGTTGACCACCAACGTGATGCTGGGGGGCGGGGAAACGATATTCAGCCAGATTGACTACGATGGGGACCGTGATTTTTTCGAGGTCGAGCTTGAGGTGGGGTCGGGCTACTTTTTTCGGATGAGCGGCGCAGGCGGGGTTGGCAGCCTGAACAGCAACTTCCTTAATCTTTTTGATGACGCAGGCGCCTATTTGAAAAATTCCGGAAACAATAACAGCCAGACAGCGATTCTGGATGTTTCGCCGTCAGAGACGCAGACGTATTTCATTGATGCGAACCCCGTAGGCAGTCCCACTGGCGCATACAAAATTGAAATGATTGAAGAAATTTCAAATTCCTTGGCCACGGATTCGACCCTTGCAAACGGTCAACTGGTCGAGAGCAGCATTGACTACGACTCTGACCGGGATTTTTTCGAAATCAGCCTGAATACCGGGGTCAGTTACTTGTTCCAGATGGCTGGTGATGGCGGGGTTAGCAGCCTGAATAACAACTTCCTGAATCTTTTTGATGGCGCGGGCGCTTTCCTGGATGATTCGGGAAACAACAACCAAACGGTGGCGTCGATTATCTACACGCCCACCGTCGCGGGAACCTATTATTTGGATGCCAATCCAGTGGGTAGCCCCACCGGCGACTACAAGATTGGTTATATCGAGGAAGTGTCCAACACCTTTGGCAGCGCCACGGTCGAGCTGAGCACCACAGCCCCCGTCGTCAGCGAACTGGATTACGAGACGGATATCGACGTGTTCCGCATGACGCTCGAGGCCGGGGCGATTTATACCGTCACGATGGCGGGTGACGGCGGCCCCGGTGCCATCGGGCGCACCGATATGCGAATCTATGACGGTGACCGCAATCTGCTGCGCGACGTAGACACAAATACATCCTCGAACGACATCACCTTTCTGGCCAATGAGGGCGGGCTTTATTACGTTGCCGTTGGGTCGAATTTCAGCGGCACCTACAGCCTAAACCTGACCTCATCCTCGGGCACTGGCGGCAACGATACGCTGATCGGGACCGATGGCAGCGACACCCTGCTGGGGCTGGGCGGCGATGACCGGCTTGAGGGCGGTGACGGCAATGACCGGCTAGAGGGCGGTGCTGGCGATGACGGTCTGCTGGGCGGCGATGGCAATGACACGTTGCTGGGCGGTGACGGCGACGACAACATGGCCGCGTCAAGCGGCGATGACAGTCTGCTGGGCGGCGCGGGCGACGACCAGATGGGCGGCGGTCTTGGGGATGATACGATGGACGGCGGCGCGGATGATGACCGCATGGGCGGTGGTCAGGGCGATGACGTGATGTCGGGCGGTGCCGGCGACGATACGGTCAACGGCGGCGCGGGGAATGATGTCCTGGATGGCGGTGCCGGCAATGATGTGATGGGCGCGTCCTTTGGCAATGACACCGTGACGGGCGGTGATGGCAATGACGACATGGGCGGCGGTGCTGGCCAGGATGTGATCGAGGGCGGTGCCGGCAATGACAGCGCTGGCGGCGGTGAGGGGAATGATACCATCGACGGCGGCAGCGGCGACGATTTCCTTGCTGGGGGTGGTCGTGACGATGACATCATGGGCGGCACTGGCGATGATACGATCAACGGCGGTGCTGGCAACGATACCATGTCGGGCGGCAGCGGCGCGGACGTCTTTGTGTTCAACGCCTTTGCGGCTGGCGAAGCCGACCTGATCACCGATTTCGAGGATGGCAGCGACATGTTCCGCATGTCCGGCGTAACCGGAGAGCCGGGGTCCGGCCTTCAGGGGCGGGTCGACGCGCTGGGGATCACCGACGTCACGCTGGACGGGCAGGCGGGGGTCAGCATGAGTTATGATGGCCAGACAATCACTGTTCTGGGGGTTGCCGCTGCGGATCTGGGGCTTGAGGACTTCAGCTTTTTCTAAGGGGGCAGGCCTATCCGGCCCGCTTTGGAGGGGGCACCAGAGACTGACTGAGCAGCGCCTGCATCCGGTCGCGCAGGGTTGGGCGTAACCCCTCCGGCGCGGTCGGATAGCCAAAGGTGTCAAAATCGCCGCCATAGATCCTGCGGATCCGGTGCAGGGTCTGCGGGCGGATGAAGTTACGGTAGCCAAAGGCGTGATCCGCCACATGGCGTGCCTCGACCTGACCCAGATACCCCTTGTGCCCGCGCTCGGTGACTTTGGTGCGGTTCATCGTGCGGGGCTGGAATTGCAGATCCAACTCAGCCGCCAGCGCGGTCATCTCTGAGTCAAAGTTTTCCAGATGCAGGATGTGGTCATACCGGAACCCCGGCATTCCGACCATAAAGGGCGGGATCTGCGTATCCCAATGGCCGTTGATCGGCTGGCGCGGCTGCGGTCGGGTGGCGTGCAGGTGCGCCACTGTGTCGAGGAACTGTTCAAAGCTCATTATATTGTTCTGCGTCTGCGCCCCGTGCAGATCGCAGAAACTATCGTGCAGCGCCTGGGCAAACACCTCTAGATCGGCGCGGACCCGCAGTTTTTTGCCGTTATAGAGACAGAATTTGTTGAAATAGGCGCTGATCACCCGGGTTGCCGGATGGCGCACCAGAATGACCGATCGATAGCCGCGCTGCCGGATTGCCGCCAGACAGATTTGGTGCGGCTGACTTTGAGTGTGAAAGAACTTCTTCTGTTCCGGGCGTTCGGGGATGTTCTCGGCCAGGATGTTGAACAGCGTGGTGCAGGCCGCCTTTTGCGACCAGAAGAACACGGTTTTGCGTGTGTCGTCGATATAGCCGCGCCAGCCCATGCCCGTTTGTTTCCGCTTGCCCGTTTCTGCGCGTCCAGCATAGGGCCGCGGGCGGGCCTTGGCCAGCGATGGCACGGCAGATGCGGGGTGTTTGTGGCTTGCCTGTGGCGCAGGGGGATGCGACACCATCCGGGCATCAAGGGGCGCACAAACGCATGAGCAGAACGGTTTTCTTGCATATCGGCATGCCGAAATGCGCCACGACCACCATCCAGGATTATCTGAAGGACAACACCGACGCCCTGCGCACGGCGGGGCTGCATTACGGTTTTCACCCCGACGACACGACAACGGATCAGGGCAATTGTGCCCTGTTGGTGGCCGCGCTGTACGGCGAAAAATTTGACCGGGTCGAGGTGTTGCTGGATCATCTTCTGGACGGTGACGGCGATGTCATCCTGTCGAGCGAGCTGTTCATCGGTCTGGGGCGCAGTCTGCTGGGGCAGCGTCTGATCCAGAGCATCCGCAGCCGTGGCTTTGATGTGCGGATTATCTGCTACATGCGGCGTCAGGATCTGTGGATCGAATCCGACTATAAACAGCATATCAAGGGCGGCGGCCCCTGGCTGGACGATATCCAGACGCTGATGGACTTCCGCGCTGAGAAAAAGGTGCTGAACTATACCTGGGCGCTCAAGACCTGGGCCCGCTACATTGATGAATCCGCGATTATCGTCGAGCCGCTGGTGCCCGGCCGACCCGAGGATGCTGCGGTGCGCCGCTTCCTGATCCATGTGGGCGCCACAGCGCTGGCGGCGGGGCCGATCACGGTGACCTCAAGCAATGTCAGCCCGCCCACTGGGCTGATCGAACCGGCGCGGTTTCTGAAACGGGCGTGGCTGCATCGGGGGTTGTCGCTTGAGGCGGCGACTGTCCGGATTCATGAATTTTTCGACACCGCGCCCGGCGTGATCGAGGTGCCGCAGCGCCGCTTTCTGCTGCCGCATCGCAAGCGGGCCCGGCTGGTGCGCATCCATGCACGGATCAATGCCGCTCTGGCGCAGGATTTTCTGGGCGGGCAGGCGCCCTTTGAAGATGTGGTGCAGGAGGATGCCGCCAGCGAAGTGGATCTGGCCCAGGAGGCGGGCGATCTGCTGGCGCAGTACCTGTTGGCAACCGAGGCGCCGTCGCGCTACCGCGACCTTCTGCAAAGCGGTTTGCGCCGGGTGTCGCGCAGCCTGCCGCGCCGCAGCTGAGCAGAGCTGTCGCGGCGCAGGGATCACATATTGATAATGTCGCGGTGATAGCGGCGCAGCAGCATCAGGCCAAGCGCCAGAACCGCCCCCGACACCGTAAACACAAACAGCGGTGACACATAAGACGCGTCATAGGTGGCATAGATCCCCGCGCGGGTCTGACCCACCACATGCACCAGCGGGTTCCACCACAGCCAGTCCTGATAGGGCTGTGGTACGGTGTCAAACGTGAAGAAAATGCACGAGATCAGGAACAGCGGCCGGTTCAGGATCGCCCAGGATCGTTCCCACAGCGGATAAACCGACAGCAGATAGCAGTTCAGCGTGCCGATTGATATCGCCAGACTGAACGCCATGGCATAGCCTAGGGCGATACTGGGCAAGTTCAGAATCACATTAAGGTCAAAGGCCTGGATGATCCCGGCGAACAGGATTGTGGAAATCAGGATCTGGGTAATCACGTTCAGCAGCACCCGCGCGATCAGCGCATCGACAAAAGTCACACCGGGATAGAACAGCAGCGGCTTGGAAAACCGCACTGCCACCGACACCTTGCCATGCAGGTCCATATAGGCACTGAACGGCAGGATGCCCGAGGCAAAGAACAGCGCAAAATTGGTACCAATGCTGGGAGAGCGGAATCCAAAGGCGAACAAAAAGCTCATCAATGCGATCCCGGCCACTGGTTCGAGGATGGCCCAGAGATACCCCATGAACGACCGCCCGTAGGTGGTGGACATCTCGCGCAGCATCAGGGCGACGATCACCCGCAACGTCACGAAATGCCGCGGCGGGCGGGCCGCGCGGTTGGGCAAGGGGGGGGGGGCACTCAGGTCGGTCATCACGATGACTGGCATAGCGCCTTCCGGTTTGCTAGGACAGCCCTAACGCAGACCCATCTGCGTGGTAGTGTCGGAGAGTTCTGAGTTGGAAGACGCAAAGCAGGTTCAGCAGGCCGCCCCGGGCGCTGCTTCGACGACATCACCCGCCGAGAAGGCCGCGGCACCTGCGCCCAAGCCGGGTCCCGCGCCCGCGCAACCCGGAGCGGCAGCGGCCAAACCCGCCGCAGGCAAGCCTGCCCAGCCGGCGGCCGCCAAACCTGCCCCGCCCGCTCCGACTGCTGCGAAACCGGCAAGTCTGCCGCCACCCGCACCCTATGCGACCCCGCGCAAACGGCACTGGATGTTGCTGCTGGTCTTTGTGATCTGGGTGCTGGCACCGATGGCCGGGGTCGGCTGGTATCTCTACACGGTGGCCAAAGATCAATATGCCAGCCATGTCGGTTTTTCGGTACGCACCGAGGAAATCGGCTCGGCGATCGAGCTGCTGGGCGGCATCACCCAACTGTCGGGGTCCAGCTCCTCCGATACCGATATTCTGTTCGAATTCATCCAGAGCCAGCAGATGGTTCGCGCTATCAACGCCGAACTGGATCTTGCCGCGATCTACAGCGCGCCTGAGGATCCGTATTTCGGTCTTGGGGATGACACGCGGATCGAGGCGCTGGCCGAGTACTGGCAGCGCATGGTCAAGGTGTTCTACGACCGTTCCAGCGGGCTGATCGAGGTGCGGGTTGTGGCCTTTGACCCGGTCAATGCACAAAAGATCGCGCGGGCGATCTTTGCCACCAGCAGCGCGATGATCAACCAGCTCTCGACCATCGCGCGCTCTGACGCCACCCGCTATGCCGAAGAAGAGCTGGAGCGCGCCCAGGAGCGGCTCAAGGCGACGCGCCAGGCCACCACGGCGTTTCGCAACCGCACTGGCATCATCGACCCGCAGGCCGACATCCAGGGCCAGATGGGTGTGGTCAACGCCTTGCAAAGCCAGCTTGCCGAGGCGCTGGTGTCGCGTCAGACCCTGCTGGACAGCGCCACCAGCGCCAGTGATCCGCGGGTGACGCAACTGGATGGCCGCATCGAGGCGATCCGCAAGCAGATCACCGCCGAGCGCAGCCAGTTTGGCGGTGCCAGCGGACCCGCGCCCGGAGAAGCGGTCGGGGATGGCACAAGCGAGTCGGCCTATTCCACCCTGCTAGAGGAATACGAGTCGCTGGAAGTGGACCGTGAGTTCGCTGAAAAAAGCTTTTTGTCGTCGCTGGCCGCACGGGATGCCGCGGTGGCCGAAGCACAGCGGCAGTTGCGCTATCTGGCCAGTTATATCGACCCGACTTTGGCTGAAACCCCGGAATATCCGCGCCGGATCGAGCTGCTGCTGATTATCGGCGGCATCCTGTTCCTGACCTGGTGCGTTGGCGCGATGATCTATTATTCGCTGCGCGACCGGCGGTGAGGACAGCCATGGTAACGGCAACGGCGGCGGGTCACAAAACGGATTTGGGCAGATGATCGAGTTGCGCAACGTCAACAAGACGTATGTGATGGACGGCCGCCGCAAGGTGGTCGCCGACAACCTCAACGTCATCTTTCCAACCAGGACCGCCGTGGCGGTGCTGGGACGCAACGGCGCAGGAAAATCCAGTCTGCTGCGCATGCTGTCGGGAGCGATGGAGCCTGACAGCGGCGAAATCATCCGCACTGGCACGATCTCATGGCCGGTGGGGTTTGCAGGCAGTTTTCATCCGGATCTGACCGGCTTGCAGAACACCCGCTTTATTGCGCGGGTCTATGGCGTGGATTCCGACGCGCTGGTGGAATTTGTCGCCGACTTTGCCGAGCTGGGCCAGCATTTCAACCTGCCGGTGCGGACCTATTCCTCGGGAATGAAATCGCGGCTGGCTTTTGGCGTGTCGATGGGGATCCCGTTCGATACCTATCTGGTGGACGAGGTGACGGCGGTGGGCGACGCGTCGTTTCGGCACAAGAGCGAGGCCCTGTTTGCCGCCCGCATGAAAAACAGCGCCGCCGTGATGGTGACCCACGCCCTGGGACAGGTCAAACGCCTGTGCAAACACGCCTCGGTGCTCGAAGAGGGCATCCTGCATTACTATGGCACCGACCTCGACGGCGCGATCGAGCATCATACAGAGCTGATGAAGGTGCGCTGAGGGGGGCGCGCCATGAATGCGCCGAAACCTTGGGTCGTTTGTCCATGCAAGGTCTGTCGTGGCTTACTTATCGCTAACCTGCTGACGTCGTTGCGACGCCTCAAACGGACACAAACTAGGGCTTTGGCCCTGGCTCCTTCGGTAAATATCTCGGTTTTTTATACGGTGCAGGCGACCTGTTCCGGCAGGCGGTTGTCGTAGCCGAAGGTTTCGAGCAGGGCCTGGTTCTGCGGCGCATAATGGCGTTCGATCCGCGCGGTGCGAGTCTCGGTGCGGCCTGAATCCGTATCACCTGCGTGGTGAAAGGCGGCGCGGAACATTTCGCGAATTTGTTCGGGTGGTATGGCGGGGTCCTGCATGGCGGCGGCAATGCGGTCACAATCCTCGACCCGCAGCGACGGGTTGGCGTGGTGATGCGGGACTGTCCAGTTCAGATCGGGCAGCGGCGTGCCGGGCCGCTGCAGTAACCCGGTCATGACCGGGCGGATCTGACTGTGCGGCGCGAGGACCACGGGTGTGGCGGGGAACAGTTTCTGCCAGTTGGTCAGGAACACCGCCGGGCGCAGCGATTCCGTCCGGCGGGTGGCAAAGGCGTGAAAATCCTTGCCGCCATAGGGTTTGCGGGTTTCAAGAAAGCTCTCGAAATGTTGCTTCATGAATTGCGAATAATCGCTGTAGAAGAAGTCGCTGAACGGTCGCAGAAAGGCCACCACCTGCACGTCGATCCCGGCGGCTTGGGCGGCCTTGGACAGTTCCAGCCCGGTGCGGGCCTTGGAATACAGATCCTCGTGGCTCAGCATCACTGTATGGATGTCCCCGGCAAAAAGCGCCTCAAGCCGGGCGGCGTCAAAGACGCTTAGGTCCGGGGCATTGCCGGGATGGTCGTCACCGTCATAAGGATAACGGATGCCCGCGCCCTCAAGGGTGTCGCGGTTTTGCTGCATCACCCGTTGCAGATAGGTCGATCCGCACTTGGGGGACCCGATGTGCAGGAGGATGCGGCGCTGGCCCGCGCCTTGCGGGTCTAATCTGCGGGTCAGCCGCCGTGCCAGCCGGTCAATCATCACCTCGGGCGGCAGGCCCAGTTCGGTCAGGTCGATCTGGCGTTCCTGCGCGGTGACGGGGGCGGCGGTCCAAGCCTGCGACAGCGCAGCGGCGATATCCGGTGCTGTCGGTGGCGCTGACAGGATCGCGGGGCTGAGGCGGCTCAGATCCTTGGGGCCAAAGCTGTTGGTCACCACCCGCACGCCCGAGGCGGCCATTTCAATCGGCGGATGGCTGGGATGCGGCGAATACATCAGCGACAGACCCAGATCGGTGTTCAGCAGGAAGGGGGGGTAATCCTCCATCGGCAGCTTGCCCTGCGAGTCCAGCAGCAGCCCGTTCGGCATCTTCAGCGGCGCATGTGGCAACCCGACTGAGACCAGTTCGATATCGTCGGGGCCAAGGTTGTGTTCACGCACAAACATCGCCAGCGCCTCGACTGCGGTGCCGTACATGTTGCGTGGCACTTCGGGACGGCCATAAAGCGCCAGTCTGCGCGGCCCTGTGCGATCGGGGCGCGCCCCGCTGGCATAGCGTTCGACGTTGATCGAGGGGTGAAAGGCCAGCGCGTCCGGCGTGGCAAAGTCAAAGCCGCGTTCGGCGAAATAGTCGCGCAGCAGGGCGGTGTTGAACACCGGCTCAAAGTCAAAATGATAGCTGGCCATGGCGTCGGCATATTCCACGCCCCAGGCGTAGAAATTCGGCTCAAAATCCTGAATCAGATACCAGAACCGGGTCTGAGTATAGCCAAAGTCGCGGATCAGCCCGTCGGCCAGATGCGCGCTCCACCAGGCGGTGGCCAGAAACAGATCGTCTTTGTGGGCGGGGACGGTGCCGTCCTTGACGCCGCAATGCAGCGATACGCGACCCTGGGCACCGCTCTCGGCACCTGCTTTGCTCAGACGGTGCAGCAGAAAGGCACGGCTGGTGCCGGGGGACGAGATCGGCAGGTCGGTGGCGATGAACCGCACGTGGTGCCCGCGCGCCGCCAGTCCCAGCCCGATATCGAGTGCTGTGTTGATGCCGGCAAAAATCTCGGAGGGGTTCAGCGTCGGGACCAAGATGGTCAGTGCAGGGCCGGGGGCGTCGAACCCGGGTTCCCAGCGGCGCACCTTGCGGATGTCGATCTGGCCTTCGTGGTTGTGCGGCTTGATCTTTTCGCGGGTGGCAATCTGCGGCGGGCGCGGCCGCACACCGGGCGACATCGAATAAAGCCGTGTGTCAAAGGCGTCGATCGCGGCGTTGAGCCCCGGTCCCAGCGCCTCGCGCAAGGTCCAGACGTTGCGCCCGGCGCTGACAACCATAAAGCCAAAGGCGATCCGCGCCAGCGTCATATGCCCGGTCAGCGCCAGTTTGATACAATCGCCCAGATGGCTGCCCCAGCCGCGCATCCGGCGCAGGAACGGGCGCAGCGGCGCGGTTCGGGCCTGATCTGGGGGCAGGCGTCCGTCATCCACCGCCTCGACCATGCGGTTTTGTGCCGAATGCGCCAGGAACCGGGCCAGGGCATAGCCCGCCGCCTCGCGTCGAACCCACATGGCATCGGGCAGGCAGCGGCCCGTGTTCTTGCCATTGCGCAGATAGCCGGCCTGCCGGTCTACAGCGCCGATAGCGTTCGCGCCGTGCTGGCGGTAATCGACCAGCGGCGCCTTGATCAGTGCGACCCCGCCGGTGGCGGCAGCAATCAGGCCAAGCCAGAGGTCGTGATAGTAATGCACGCCCGACTGCGCCGGGAACGGCACCGCGATGCGCGCGACCCGCGCCCGCGCCAGCAGCGTCATGCCGGTGATGTTGTTGCGATAAAGCAGCCCGCGCAGCCCCGGATTGCGGTGCCGCCGCTCGAACCGGAACATCGATGGCTGGAGTTGCGTGGTGCCGTCGCCAGCCACCAGCCGTGCGTCGCTGTGCACCATCTGGGCCTTGCTCGATTGCAGCACCGCCACCCCGCGCGCCAGCCGGTCCGGGTGCCAGATGTCGTCCTGATCCGACAGGGCGATCAGGCAGGTGTCATCGTCCAGCCCCTCGGCGTCGATCAGCCGCAGCACTTCGGCCAGCCCGGCCTCAAAGGCGCGCACCGCGTCCAGTTCAACGTCGCTGGGCACCAGATGTACGGCGATCCCGGCCTCTTGGGCGGTCTGGGTCATCAGATCTTCGGAGTGGGTATCGGCGATGACCGCGATCAGCCGCAGGGCAACACCGGACTGCCCGGTAATCGAGGCAATCTGCGCCGCCAGATGCGCAGGATCGGGCCGGAACACGGCCAGAACAACAAAGACGGTCGGCGCCATATCCGCAAGCGCGTCAGATGAAGGTACAGTCTTGTGCGACATCGGTTACTGCGCGTCCCTGGTCGCCCCGTGCACCACTGTCATGCGGTATCTCCTGCGGGATGGCCGGTCCGGCCGATGCTTTCGTAGGCCGCAAAACCCGCCTCGCTGGCGTCATTGACGGAATAGATATTGCGCAGATCGGCCATGTGCGGCGTG
The DNA window shown above is from Puniceibacterium sp. IMCC21224 and carries:
- a CDS encoding sugar transporter — its product is MEDAKQVQQAAPGAASTTSPAEKAAAPAPKPGPAPAQPGAAAAKPAAGKPAQPAAAKPAPPAPTAAKPASLPPPAPYATPRKRHWMLLLVFVIWVLAPMAGVGWYLYTVAKDQYASHVGFSVRTEEIGSAIELLGGITQLSGSSSSDTDILFEFIQSQQMVRAINAELDLAAIYSAPEDPYFGLGDDTRIEALAEYWQRMVKVFYDRSSGLIEVRVVAFDPVNAQKIARAIFATSSAMINQLSTIARSDATRYAEEELERAQERLKATRQATTAFRNRTGIIDPQADIQGQMGVVNALQSQLAEALVSRQTLLDSATSASDPRVTQLDGRIEAIRKQITAERSQFGGASGPAPGEAVGDGTSESAYSTLLEEYESLEVDREFAEKSFLSSLAARDAAVAEAQRQLRYLASYIDPTLAETPEYPRRIELLLIIGGILFLTWCVGAMIYYSLRDRR
- a CDS encoding glycosyl transferase family 1; the encoded protein is MSHKTVPSSDALADMAPTVFVVLAVFRPDPAHLAAQIASITGQSGVALRLIAVIADTHSEDLMTQTAQEAGIAVHLVPSDVELDAVRAFEAGLAEVLRLIDAEGLDDDTCLIALSDQDDIWHPDRLARGVAVLQSSKAQMVHSDARLVAGDGTTQLQPSMFRFERRHRNPGLRGLLYRNNITGMTLLARARVARIAVPFPAQSGVHYYHDLWLGLIAAATGGVALIKAPLVDYRQHGANAIGAVDRQAGYLRNGKNTGRCLPDAMWVRREAAGYALARFLAHSAQNRMVEAVDDGRLPPDQARTAPLRPFLRRMRGWGSHLGDCIKLALTGHMTLARIAFGFMVVSAGRNVWTLREALGPGLNAAIDAFDTRLYSMSPGVRPRPPQIATREKIKPHNHEGQIDIRKVRRWEPGFDAPGPALTILVPTLNPSEIFAGINTALDIGLGLAARGHHVRFIATDLPISSPGTSRAFLLHRLSKAGAESGAQGRVSLHCGVKDGTVPAHKDDLFLATAWWSAHLADGLIRDFGYTQTRFWYLIQDFEPNFYAWGVEYADAMASYHFDFEPVFNTALLRDYFAERGFDFATPDALAFHPSINVERYASGARPDRTGPRRLALYGRPEVPRNMYGTAVEALAMFVREHNLGPDDIELVSVGLPHAPLKMPNGLLLDSQGKLPMEDYPPFLLNTDLGLSLMYSPHPSHPPIEMAASGVRVVTNSFGPKDLSRLSPAILSAPPTAPDIAAALSQAWTAAPVTAQERQIDLTELGLPPEVMIDRLARRLTRRLDPQGAGQRRILLHIGSPKCGSTYLQRVMQQNRDTLEGAGIRYPYDGDDHPGNAPDLSVFDAARLEALFAGDIHTVMLSHEDLYSKARTGLELSKAAQAAGIDVQVVAFLRPFSDFFYSDYSQFMKQHFESFLETRKPYGGKDFHAFATRRTESLRPAVFLTNWQKLFPATPVVLAPHSQIRPVMTGLLQRPGTPLPDLNWTVPHHHANPSLRVEDCDRIAAAMQDPAIPPEQIREMFRAAFHHAGDTDSGRTETRTARIERHYAPQNQALLETFGYDNRLPEQVACTV
- a CDS encoding ABC transporter ATP-binding protein; translation: MIELRNVNKTYVMDGRRKVVADNLNVIFPTRTAVAVLGRNGAGKSSLLRMLSGAMEPDSGEIIRTGTISWPVGFAGSFHPDLTGLQNTRFIARVYGVDSDALVEFVADFAELGQHFNLPVRTYSSGMKSRLAFGVSMGIPFDTYLVDEVTAVGDASFRHKSEALFAARMKNSAAVMVTHALGQVKRLCKHASVLEEGILHYYGTDLDGAIEHHTELMKVR